From a region of the Triticum aestivum cultivar Chinese Spring chromosome 7D, IWGSC CS RefSeq v2.1, whole genome shotgun sequence genome:
- the LOC123168838 gene encoding probable cinnamyl alcohol dehydrogenase 8D, with protein MAQESKPALGWAARDASGLLSPYSFSRRVQKEDDVTIRVLFCGICHTDLHVAKNEWGNAMYPIVPGHEIVGVVTGVGRGVRGFKAGDRVGVGSFVGSCRACESCVKGYENNCPALLLTCNGVDCDGATTQGGFADVLVVNQDYVLRVPEGLPPAGAAPLLCAGVTVYSPMVQYGLNAPGMLLGVVGLGGLGHMAVKFGKAFGMTVTVISSSPRKRAEAVERLGADNFLVRHDAEEMKAAAGTMDGIIDTVSAGHQLLPLLELLKPMGQMVLVGVPTEPMVLPASAIVTGGKRLAGSGVGSVRDCQAMLDFAGEHGIAADVEVVKMEYVNTAMERLERNDVRYRFVIDVAGSIGCAAV; from the exons ATGGCGCAGGAGAGTAAGCCGGCGCTCGGGTGGGCGGCCAGAGACGCCTCCGGTCTCCTCTCCCCCTACAGCTTCTCACGAAG GGTTCAGAAGGAGGACGATGTGACGATCAGGGTGCTCTTCTGCGGGATCTGCCACACGGACCTGCACGTCGCCAAGAACGAGTGGGGCAACGCCATGTACCCCATTGTTCCAGGGCATGAGATCGTCGGCGTCGTCACCGGCGTGGGCCGCGGCGTCCGGGGCTTCAAGGCCGGCGACAGGGTGGGCGTGGGCTCCTTCGTCGGCTCCTGCCGCGCGTGCGAGAGCTGCGTCAAGGGGTACGAGAACAACTGCCCCGCCCTCCTGCTCACCTGCAACGGCGTGGACTGCGACGGCGCCACCACTCAGGGGGGATTCGCCGACGTCCTCGTCGTCAACCAGGACTACGTCCTCCGCGTCCCGGAGGGCCTGCCACCGGCCGGGGCAGCGCCTCTCCTCTGCGCCGGCGTCACGGTGTACAGCCCCATGGTGCAGTACGGCCTGAACGCGCCGGGGATGCTCCTTGGCGTCGTCGGCCTGGGCGGCCTCGGCCACATGGCCGTCAAGTTCGGCAAGGCGTTTGGGATGACGGTCACCGTGATCAGCTCGTCGCCGAGGAAGCGCGCGGAGGCGGTCGAGCGCCTCGGTGCCGACAACTTCCTGGTCAGACACGACGCCGAAGAGATGAAGGCAGCGGCGGGCACGATGGACGGCATCATCGACACGGTGTCGGCGGGGCaccagctgctgccgctgctggagCTGCTGAAGCCGATGGGGCAGATGGTGCTGGTGGGCGTGCCGACCGAGCCCATGGTGCTGCCGGCCTCGGCCATCGTCACGGGCGGGAAGCGCCTGGCCGGGAGCGGCGTGGGCAGCGTCCGCGACTGCCAGGCAATGCTGGACTTCGCGGGGGAGCACGGCATCGCCGCGGATGTCGAGGTCGTCAAGATGGAGTATGTTAACACGGCCATGGAGCGACTCGAGAGGAACGATGTCAGGTACCGCTTCGTCATCGACGTCGCTGGCAGCATCGGCTGCGCCGCGGTTTAG